The following are encoded in a window of Gramella sp. MT6 genomic DNA:
- a CDS encoding restriction endonuclease subunit S, with product MSYKSIGKYIQLVDNRNKDLAVTNLLGINITNNFMPSVANQSGLDLSKYKLVQKGQFATNIMHVGRDERLPIALYTNDDPALVSPAYKVFEVIDENELLPEFLMIEFQRPEFHRLAWNYCDSSVRGGLEWNRLCEIEMPIPHINEQRKYVNLYKGLLNNQKTYENSLDDLQLICDTYIEDLIKTKEPKTLGAYIQQSDERNTDLEIDFLQGVSTSKILINTKANTTGVNFRNYKIVKNGQFVYVADTSRRGDKIALAMNNAEDCIVSAIYTVFEVIDKRVLLPEYLFLFFKRSEFDRYARFNSWGSARETFDWGEMCRVQLPIPDIKIQEAIVTIYHTLETRKRINEQLKASIKPLCPVLMKGVVHGVETELIEA from the coding sequence ATGAGTTATAAATCGATTGGAAAATATATACAATTGGTAGATAACCGAAACAAAGATTTAGCTGTTACCAATCTATTGGGTATTAACATTACCAACAATTTTATGCCATCTGTTGCGAACCAATCAGGTTTAGATTTATCTAAATATAAGTTGGTTCAAAAAGGTCAGTTTGCAACTAACATTATGCACGTTGGTAGAGATGAAAGACTTCCTATAGCATTATATACTAATGATGATCCCGCATTAGTTTCTCCAGCTTATAAAGTATTTGAAGTGATTGATGAGAATGAATTACTTCCAGAATTTTTGATGATAGAATTTCAAAGACCAGAATTTCATCGATTAGCTTGGAATTATTGCGATAGTAGCGTTAGAGGTGGTTTGGAGTGGAACCGCCTTTGCGAAATAGAAATGCCCATACCGCATATAAATGAGCAACGCAAATATGTAAACCTCTATAAAGGATTGCTTAATAATCAAAAGACTTACGAAAATAGCTTAGATGATTTACAGCTGATTTGTGATACCTACATTGAAGATTTAATCAAAACCAAAGAACCTAAAACATTAGGTGCTTACATTCAACAATCTGATGAACGAAATACTGATTTAGAAATTGATTTTTTACAAGGTGTATCGACTTCTAAAATTCTAATTAATACTAAAGCGAACACAACAGGTGTGAATTTCAGGAATTACAAAATTGTTAAAAATGGACAATTTGTATATGTAGCCGATACTTCTCGAAGAGGAGATAAAATTGCTTTAGCAATGAATAATGCTGAAGACTGTATTGTATCTGCAATTTACACAGTTTTTGAAGTGATAGATAAAAGAGTATTGCTTCCTGAGTATCTGTTTTTATTTTTTAAGCGAAGTGAGTTTGACCGTTATGCACGCTTTAACTCTTGGGGAAGTGCAAGAGAAACTTTTGATTGGGGTGAAATGTGTAGAGTGCAATTACCTATTCCAGATATAAAAATTCAAGAAGCCATTGTTACCATTTATCATACTTTAGAAACTCGCAAGCGTATTAATGAGCAATTAAAAGCCAGTATTAAGCCCCTTTGTCCTGTGCTAATGAAGGGGGTTGTGCATGGGGTGGAAACAGAACTTATTGAAGCATGA
- a CDS encoding RagB/SusD family nutrient uptake outer membrane protein: MNIKTLINRTLFLLFLASNYSCEKLVEIDSPTDKLVREEVFNNDQTAISAMDGIYNELFQADFSSGSRSSVTVLGGLSSDNVQYLNSGNINMMQFQEHEIDPSNPGNLQLWTSAYNIIYLCNSLIEGLENSSSIDAALQQQLEGEARFVRAFSYFQLVNLYGEVPLILNTDYRENALKPRVEVDEIYNLIEEDLLISSETLSSSYRNSERTSGNKFGANALLARVYLYQEDWQKAEDYSSQVINETASYEILDNLDDVFLANSREAIWQISPIGGGGIASNTNDGSMFIIDPFFSFFATLKLDASIIPEFIESDIRRQNWVGYNSSKDAFFSHKYKIDASSEFPIKEYSMVLRLAEQYLIRAEARANLGKINDALNDLDVIRKRAGLPALTESTPGIAEEELMEKIFRQRRLELFTEWGHRWFDLKRTDRTTNVFGNNSTWQNTDILYPIPAEEISKNPNLIQNDGY; encoded by the coding sequence ATGAATATAAAAACATTAATAAACCGAACTCTTTTTTTATTGTTTTTGGCCAGTAATTACTCTTGTGAGAAACTGGTAGAGATCGATTCTCCTACCGATAAATTGGTAAGAGAAGAGGTGTTCAATAACGATCAAACAGCAATTAGCGCCATGGACGGTATCTATAATGAACTTTTCCAGGCTGATTTCTCAAGTGGTTCAAGATCGAGTGTTACCGTACTGGGAGGTTTATCGTCGGATAATGTTCAGTATCTCAATTCAGGAAATATCAATATGATGCAGTTCCAGGAGCATGAAATCGATCCAAGCAATCCGGGTAACTTACAACTATGGACCAGTGCTTATAATATCATCTATTTATGTAATTCTTTGATCGAAGGTTTAGAAAATTCTTCTTCCATTGATGCAGCGCTGCAGCAGCAGCTTGAAGGAGAAGCAAGGTTCGTTCGGGCTTTCAGTTATTTTCAATTGGTAAATCTTTATGGAGAGGTACCGTTGATACTAAACACCGACTATCGGGAAAACGCATTAAAACCGAGGGTAGAAGTCGATGAAATCTACAATTTAATAGAAGAAGACCTACTGATTTCATCAGAAACTCTGAGTTCTTCATACAGAAATAGCGAAAGAACCAGCGGGAATAAGTTTGGGGCAAATGCTCTTCTGGCCAGAGTATATCTCTATCAGGAAGATTGGCAGAAAGCTGAAGATTATAGCAGCCAGGTAATTAATGAAACTGCTTCTTACGAAATACTAGATAACCTGGATGATGTTTTTCTGGCAAATAGCCGGGAGGCTATATGGCAAATTTCTCCAATCGGTGGTGGCGGAATAGCCTCTAATACGAATGATGGTAGTATGTTTATTATCGATCCTTTCTTCTCTTTTTTTGCCACATTAAAATTAGATGCATCCATAATTCCTGAGTTTATTGAAAGTGATATTCGCCGTCAGAATTGGGTTGGATATAATTCATCAAAAGATGCTTTCTTCAGTCATAAATATAAGATTGATGCCAGTTCAGAATTTCCCATTAAGGAATATTCTATGGTTTTACGTTTAGCTGAGCAATATCTAATTCGGGCAGAAGCAAGAGCAAATTTGGGTAAGATCAACGATGCACTAAATGATCTTGACGTGATTCGTAAGCGAGCGGGGTTACCTGCTTTAACGGAGAGTACACCAGGTATAGCTGAGGAAGAATTAATGGAAAAGATATTTCGCCAGCGAAGGCTTGAACTATTTACAGAATGGGGACATCGCTGGTTTGATCTTAAAAGAACCGACCGAACTACAAATGTTTTTGGGAATAACTCAACCTGGCAGAATACAGATATACTTTATCCAATTCCAGCCGAAGAAATTTCAAAAAACCCAAACTTAATTCAGAATGATGGCTATTAA
- a CDS encoding DUF6520 family protein encodes MKKLFLIPIMAFLVVLGMSFTNLGGEIEEQPEVVANDYVNDNGTWRAVPEQNCTGGNEVCRVQFGAGGPIYDLYDEMDLSTKKEQSDGTIIILQ; translated from the coding sequence ATGAAAAAGTTATTTTTAATTCCGATTATGGCGTTTCTGGTAGTATTAGGCATGTCCTTTACAAACTTGGGAGGCGAAATTGAAGAGCAACCTGAAGTTGTTGCCAATGACTATGTGAATGATAACGGTACCTGGAGAGCTGTTCCTGAACAAAACTGTACCGGCGGCAACGAAGTTTGTCGAGTTCAGTTTGGTGCCGGTGGACCGATCTATGATCTTTATGACGAGATGGATCTGTCTACCAAAAAGGAACAAAGTGATGGCACCATAATAATTCTTCAATAG
- a CDS encoding class I SAM-dependent DNA methyltransferase encodes MAKKKTTKEKSIEESLWDAANKLRGSIEPSEYKHVVLGLIFLKFASDKFEVRREELVAEGKEKYLEMKDFYNMKNVFFLAETSRWNYLIKNAKQDDIALKIDTALNQIEKNNPSLKGALPDNYFSRLGLDKSKLSSLLDTINKIDTQKDKSQDIVGRVYEYFLSKFALAEGKGKGEFYTPKSIVNLIAEMIEPYKGIIYDPACGSGGMFVQSIKFIESHHGSKREISIYGQEYTNTTYKLAKMNLAIRGISANLGEKAADTFSNDQHKDLKADYIMANPPFNQKDWRGPQELIDDPRWQGYEVPPKSNANYGWILNMVSKLSDDGVAGFILANGALSGGGEEYKIRRKLVENNLVEAIIILPRNMFYTTDISVTVWILNKNKTAHTRSIGDKERHYRNREEEVLFMDLRRWGSEYEKKFIELTSNDIEKVAENYHHWQEPDWETTYKNIPEYCQSVHFDTIAKNDFSLVPSKYIEFIDGDSGIDFDTEMKRIQGNFKELLKEEKQSQEQLINAFKTLGYEL; translated from the coding sequence ATGGCAAAAAAGAAAACTACCAAAGAAAAATCTATTGAAGAAAGCCTGTGGGATGCTGCGAATAAATTACGTGGCTCCATCGAACCTTCAGAATACAAACATGTGGTGCTCGGGCTTATCTTCCTGAAATTTGCCAGTGATAAATTTGAAGTGCGCCGTGAGGAACTTGTTGCCGAAGGCAAAGAAAAGTACCTTGAAATGAAAGACTTCTACAATATGAAGAACGTCTTTTTCTTAGCAGAGACTTCTCGATGGAACTATCTTATTAAAAATGCGAAGCAAGACGATATTGCGCTAAAGATTGATACCGCGTTAAACCAGATCGAAAAGAACAACCCATCTCTAAAGGGTGCATTGCCGGACAATTATTTTTCCCGCTTAGGACTGGACAAAAGTAAATTATCGTCTCTTTTGGACACCATTAATAAAATAGATACTCAAAAAGACAAATCCCAGGATATCGTGGGGCGTGTATATGAATACTTTTTGTCCAAATTCGCTTTGGCGGAAGGAAAAGGAAAGGGAGAATTCTATACACCAAAGAGTATTGTAAATCTTATTGCCGAAATGATAGAACCCTATAAAGGAATAATTTATGACCCGGCTTGTGGTTCAGGTGGAATGTTCGTGCAGTCTATCAAGTTTATTGAAAGCCACCACGGGAGCAAACGGGAAATTTCAATTTACGGACAGGAGTACACCAATACTACTTACAAACTGGCAAAAATGAACCTTGCCATTCGGGGGATATCTGCTAATCTGGGTGAAAAAGCGGCCGATACCTTTAGCAATGATCAGCATAAGGATTTGAAAGCCGATTATATTATGGCCAACCCGCCCTTTAATCAAAAGGACTGGCGTGGGCCGCAGGAGTTAATAGATGATCCCCGATGGCAGGGTTATGAAGTGCCTCCTAAAAGCAATGCCAATTACGGATGGATATTAAACATGGTTTCCAAACTATCAGATGATGGGGTTGCCGGTTTTATTTTGGCTAACGGAGCTCTTTCCGGGGGTGGCGAAGAATATAAAATTAGGAGAAAATTGGTGGAAAACAACCTGGTGGAAGCTATAATAATTTTACCTAGGAATATGTTTTACACTACTGATATAAGCGTAACCGTTTGGATCCTCAATAAAAACAAAACAGCACATACTCGTTCTATCGGCGATAAAGAACGCCATTATAGGAATCGAGAAGAGGAAGTGTTATTTATGGATTTAAGACGTTGGGGAAGTGAGTATGAAAAAAAATTTATTGAACTAACTTCTAATGATATAGAAAAAGTAGCCGAGAACTATCACCATTGGCAAGAGCCAGATTGGGAAACCACTTACAAGAATATTCCTGAATACTGCCAATCAGTGCATTTTGATACTATAGCCAAAAACGACTTTTCTTTAGTTCCTAGTAAATACATTGAATTTATAGATGGCGATAGCGGTATTGACTTTGATACCGAGATGAAACGTATTCAAGGAAATTTTAAAGAATTATTGAAAGAAGAAAAACAAAGCCAGGAACAACTCATAAACGCTTTCAAAACTTTAGGATATGAGTTATAA
- a CDS encoding SusC/RagA family TonB-linked outer membrane protein, whose protein sequence is MKNFYKRGMLIIMFLLAMALLVMLAMGQAKAATPSTPIYFYQQEITGKVSEPKGEPLEGVTVFIKNKRVGEVTAADGSYAIQASQGDTLIFSFIGFKSREVAVGNQSTINVVLKEDIASLNEVLINAGYYTVKRRERTGNISRVTAEEIEKQPVISPLQALQGRMAGVQITSGGTNPGAASTIQIRGVNSLRSEGNYPLYIIDGVPISSIPVESNSLLGNSGLDPLNNLNPANIESIEVLKDADATAIYGSRGANGVVLITTKTGLKSSKGLEMRAYTGISYVPGKMDLLETPRYLELRKAAYDNDGIEPNASNAYDLLVWDQQRYTDWQEYAFGKNAEVTNANLAFTGGKDLTSFRVGGSWFSQGTVYPGDYNYRKLTGNLSLNHSSQNRKLNLQVSLNYGLDKNQLTGDLNVGALNFLPPNAPALLNDDDSLNWTEWAEAGIKNPLEGFFNSNDIQTNNFITNAGISYEIAKGLTLKSSLGYTRYDSDEFWKLPARSYNPAGNPINRSVHLNSVRKSWIVEPQLVYNVRFGKLNMDLLLGGTIQENTSSRQSLQGIGYASEALIGNLAAAESILNAQNSTVEYRYAALFSRLGLNWDKKYYLNLTGRRDGSSRFGPNKRFANFGAIGTAWIFSEESFMKDHLNFLSLGKLRASYGSTGNDQIGDYGYLDAYGATRGPGGLFPTGLANPDYSWEINKKLEVGLELAFWNNRVNLGGSWYQNRSSNQLVGYTLPAITGFGSVQANLPATVENRGTEIEFSSINIDNLNFKWQTSLNISFPKNELVRYPGIEESSYANTYRVGEPLNISLNYNYTGIDPESGYYSFQDVNGDSRLDYQDRIIVEDRTSEFFGGLNNSLSYQNFHLQFLWQFVRQNGKLIYYNAGRPVNILSGYNTDDFQQPTQSYQGALAYSNAINSSLFTSDGSFLRLKTLSLSYDLPKQFLQRIGINKFQLFFNGQNLWTITSYKGMDPENSYDGNFIGNLRSLTAGAQVNF, encoded by the coding sequence ATGAAAAATTTTTACAAGCGGGGCATGCTTATCATCATGTTCCTCTTAGCCATGGCCTTATTGGTCATGTTGGCGATGGGTCAAGCCAAAGCGGCAACACCCTCAACTCCTATTTATTTTTACCAACAGGAAATTACTGGCAAAGTCTCAGAGCCCAAAGGGGAACCATTAGAAGGCGTAACTGTTTTTATTAAAAATAAACGAGTTGGTGAGGTTACCGCAGCAGACGGATCTTATGCTATCCAGGCTAGCCAAGGGGACACCCTGATATTCTCATTTATAGGTTTTAAATCAAGGGAGGTTGCAGTTGGTAATCAATCTACCATAAATGTTGTCCTAAAGGAAGATATTGCCTCCTTAAACGAAGTGCTTATCAATGCCGGATACTATACCGTAAAAAGACGTGAACGAACCGGTAATATCTCCCGTGTCACGGCTGAGGAAATAGAAAAACAGCCAGTGATAAGTCCATTACAAGCATTACAAGGAAGAATGGCGGGTGTACAGATCACCTCTGGAGGAACCAATCCGGGAGCGGCTTCCACCATACAGATTAGGGGAGTTAATAGTCTAAGGAGTGAAGGTAATTATCCTTTATATATTATTGATGGGGTACCAATTAGTTCAATTCCCGTAGAAAGTAATTCTCTTCTAGGAAATTCGGGTCTTGACCCTTTAAATAACCTAAACCCTGCAAATATTGAAAGTATTGAGGTTCTTAAAGATGCCGATGCCACAGCTATTTACGGTTCTCGTGGAGCCAACGGGGTGGTTCTTATCACTACAAAAACTGGCTTAAAGTCTAGTAAAGGACTTGAGATGAGGGCCTATACCGGCATATCTTATGTACCTGGAAAAATGGATTTGCTTGAAACACCGCGATATCTTGAATTAAGAAAAGCAGCTTATGATAATGACGGTATTGAACCTAATGCCAGCAATGCCTATGATCTTTTGGTATGGGATCAGCAACGTTATACGGACTGGCAGGAATATGCATTTGGTAAAAATGCAGAGGTAACTAATGCTAACCTAGCCTTTACTGGAGGAAAAGACCTAACCTCATTTAGAGTAGGCGGCTCTTGGTTTAGCCAGGGCACCGTATATCCCGGTGATTATAATTATCGCAAGCTTACCGGTAATTTAAGTCTAAACCACTCCTCCCAGAACAGAAAATTAAATTTACAGGTTTCCCTGAATTATGGCCTTGATAAGAACCAACTTACCGGAGATCTCAACGTTGGTGCCTTAAATTTTCTACCTCCTAACGCACCGGCATTATTGAATGATGATGACTCCCTGAACTGGACCGAATGGGCTGAGGCCGGTATAAAGAATCCTCTGGAAGGCTTTTTTAATAGTAATGACATCCAGACGAATAATTTTATCACGAATGCAGGTATTTCTTATGAAATTGCAAAAGGCTTAACTCTGAAATCGAGTCTTGGATACACACGGTATGACAGTGACGAATTCTGGAAGTTGCCCGCACGGTCATATAACCCGGCGGGTAATCCCATAAACCGATCAGTACATCTAAACTCCGTTAGGAAATCATGGATTGTAGAACCACAGTTGGTTTACAATGTCCGTTTTGGAAAGTTAAATATGGATCTACTACTGGGCGGTACCATTCAGGAAAATACCAGCTCACGTCAAAGTCTGCAAGGTATAGGTTATGCTTCTGAGGCACTTATTGGCAATCTGGCGGCCGCAGAGAGTATATTGAATGCACAAAACTCCACGGTTGAGTATAGATATGCTGCGCTATTCTCACGATTGGGATTGAATTGGGATAAAAAATATTATCTCAACCTAACCGGCCGAAGGGACGGATCCAGCAGGTTCGGACCTAATAAACGCTTTGCCAATTTCGGAGCTATTGGGACAGCCTGGATCTTCTCTGAAGAAAGTTTTATGAAAGATCATCTCAACTTTCTCTCCTTAGGTAAACTTCGCGCAAGTTACGGCAGCACGGGGAATGACCAAATTGGTGATTATGGATACCTCGACGCTTATGGAGCTACCAGAGGACCAGGAGGTCTTTTTCCTACCGGATTGGCCAATCCCGATTATTCCTGGGAGATTAATAAAAAATTGGAAGTGGGACTTGAGTTGGCTTTTTGGAATAACCGGGTCAATTTAGGAGGAAGCTGGTATCAAAACCGTTCCTCCAATCAGCTGGTAGGATATACGCTTCCTGCAATCACTGGTTTCGGATCTGTCCAGGCCAATTTACCTGCAACAGTCGAGAACCGGGGAACTGAGATAGAATTTAGTAGTATTAATATTGATAATTTGAATTTCAAATGGCAGACTTCTTTGAATATAAGTTTTCCAAAAAATGAACTCGTGCGTTATCCAGGTATTGAGGAGTCTTCATACGCCAATACTTACCGCGTTGGTGAGCCTTTAAATATTTCGCTGAATTATAACTATACAGGGATAGATCCGGAAAGTGGTTATTATTCTTTCCAAGATGTGAATGGTGATAGCAGACTGGATTACCAGGACAGAATCATTGTAGAAGATCGAACCAGCGAATTCTTTGGCGGTTTAAACAATAGCCTTAGCTACCAAAATTTTCATTTGCAGTTTTTATGGCAATTCGTCAGGCAAAATGGAAAACTGATATATTATAACGCAGGAAGGCCGGTAAATATCCTCTCAGGATATAATACCGATGACTTTCAACAGCCAACTCAGTCTTATCAGGGAGCCCTGGCTTATTCAAATGCTATTAACAGCTCACTCTTTACGAGTGACGGTTCTTTTCTCCGTTTAAAAACCCTCTCTCTGAGCTATGATCTTCCAAAGCAATTTCTTCAGCGTATAGGCATAAACAAATTTCAGTTGTTTTTTAACGGGCAAAACCTCTGGACAATCACGTCTTATAAGGGTATGGATCCTGAAAATTCTTATGACGGTAATTTTATAGGTAACCTGCGAAGCCTTACCGCAGGAGCTCAAGTAAACTTTTAA
- a CDS encoding insulinase family protein, translating into MMAIKKHYAFILLFGFSTFLSYSQIFQQSLSEKAIPLDSTVRFGVLDNGFTYYLKNNNNPKGEVVLKMLVKSGSFHTDEDQIEYAHLLEHVAVKDLEKFKDLDVILTVNGIHLTAFTRRLSTGYTLRIPNYNQEKLNLGLNVLEQWAEGIVIDSSRLDMHAGSILGEMRPNDTYASNLYDKKLKIILKNIEFPFKDSKKSIESIKTLNINRLRNFYKDWYRPNLQAAIVVGPINLDSIENVIRSKFSRLSRPKIERDPSPAIKKFNYQLTGKNQYESIKDTLNTNWRLNIISKRPNHEFKIKSEKDFYIAVLQNLYEHIITERNRNYLSQYDPKFSGNAVSYHGNGAASSQVSIGLMNIELGSEPSKIGIKIADAVEADKIIHSNFTLEELNEAKEKLISAWKDESLSSINLANQYENHFVYQNSAPSENRLKNLQKLLQELTLSELQNFSDNRKNLLKDTDFIFINVPEAFIPGEKKIERIISKVYKSNTPENHSPINKIDEIKEVIKVEEISELSLNEDVIGVTTLKLKNNIKVLFKPTAPQSSQFKNRIEFLGFQPIRFDGDSINYELELLAHNYATFTGTDHHNHFQIEEFKRNHNMKLNFGFDHANFLIEAQFYKKNLHDFFNLLYQYIQSPEDHDQAFQYWKKKRIQRKSPYANKGGSNFFKEGIETIWNPLYPNLDKISYDDINKKALMKAYKDHFSNFNEYTFIVTGDFKTKELVKEISLYLSEFPVSGRREGKKITEWSNRSENINDTLIYPGIGQSFSEIFLPIKIEPSIKNQVLLNLVNTAFYERLVKVLHEDCYAPGAGGQWIDLNDSLYAFNIRFNSELGNEHNMFLNSMNEIKKLKKDGIDNEWLEAHIKHASQLFKSRINSFGYFNFWPQFLKKSLEQERNYEEYILQYTGILENFVTQEDANKAINNYIKTDNLQKFLVLPE; encoded by the coding sequence ATGATGGCTATTAAAAAACATTATGCTTTTATCCTACTCTTTGGTTTTAGCACCTTCCTCTCCTATTCTCAAATTTTTCAGCAAAGTTTGTCTGAAAAAGCTATCCCTCTGGATAGTACAGTAAGATTTGGAGTACTAGATAATGGTTTTACATACTATTTGAAGAATAATAACAATCCTAAAGGCGAAGTGGTTTTAAAAATGTTGGTGAAATCCGGAAGTTTCCATACCGACGAAGACCAGATTGAATATGCGCACCTTTTGGAACACGTAGCAGTAAAGGATCTTGAAAAGTTCAAAGATCTGGATGTAATCCTTACTGTAAATGGTATTCATCTTACGGCGTTTACACGAAGACTTTCTACCGGTTATACTCTACGAATACCTAACTATAATCAGGAGAAACTCAACCTTGGACTGAATGTTTTAGAACAATGGGCAGAAGGTATTGTAATTGATTCCTCCCGGCTGGATATGCATGCAGGAAGTATTCTTGGCGAAATGCGACCTAATGATACATACGCGAGCAATCTTTATGATAAAAAATTAAAAATCATTCTTAAAAATATAGAATTTCCGTTTAAGGATAGCAAGAAAAGTATTGAAAGTATAAAAACGCTGAATATTAATCGTTTAAGAAATTTTTATAAAGACTGGTATAGACCAAATCTACAAGCGGCCATTGTGGTAGGTCCTATCAACCTGGACAGCATAGAAAATGTCATCCGTAGTAAGTTTTCACGGTTATCAAGGCCAAAGATCGAAAGGGATCCTTCGCCAGCCATTAAAAAGTTCAATTATCAGTTAACCGGAAAAAATCAATATGAATCCATAAAGGATACCCTAAATACTAATTGGAGGTTAAATATAATTTCCAAAAGACCTAACCATGAGTTTAAAATTAAATCAGAGAAAGATTTTTATATCGCTGTCCTTCAAAATTTATATGAACACATAATAACAGAAAGAAACAGAAATTATTTAAGTCAATATGATCCAAAATTCTCGGGTAATGCAGTTAGTTACCACGGGAATGGAGCTGCCAGTAGTCAAGTTAGTATAGGGTTAATGAATATTGAACTGGGATCTGAACCCTCAAAAATAGGAATTAAGATTGCTGATGCGGTTGAAGCTGATAAAATCATTCATTCCAATTTTACCCTGGAAGAATTGAACGAAGCTAAGGAGAAGCTTATATCAGCATGGAAGGACGAATCTTTAAGTTCCATCAATTTAGCAAATCAATATGAAAATCATTTTGTTTATCAGAATTCAGCACCTTCTGAAAACAGACTTAAAAATCTGCAAAAACTGCTACAGGAATTGACTCTTTCCGAGCTACAGAACTTTTCAGATAACCGAAAGAATTTACTCAAAGACACGGATTTTATTTTTATTAATGTTCCCGAGGCTTTCATTCCGGGAGAGAAAAAAATCGAAAGGATTATTTCAAAGGTATATAAGTCTAATACACCGGAAAATCATTCTCCAATTAACAAGATAGATGAGATTAAGGAAGTAATTAAGGTAGAAGAGATATCCGAACTTAGTCTGAATGAAGACGTAATAGGTGTTACTACTCTAAAATTAAAAAATAATATTAAGGTATTATTCAAACCAACAGCCCCACAATCCTCACAATTCAAGAACCGGATTGAGTTTTTGGGCTTTCAACCTATACGATTTGATGGTGATTCAATTAATTATGAACTTGAGTTATTAGCACATAATTATGCTACATTCACAGGTACCGATCACCATAATCATTTTCAGATAGAAGAATTTAAGCGTAATCATAATATGAAATTGAATTTTGGTTTCGACCATGCTAATTTTCTCATAGAGGCTCAGTTTTATAAAAAAAACTTACACGATTTTTTCAACCTATTATATCAGTATATTCAATCCCCTGAGGATCACGACCAGGCTTTTCAATATTGGAAAAAGAAAAGGATTCAACGAAAAAGTCCCTATGCAAATAAAGGAGGGTCTAATTTTTTCAAGGAAGGAATAGAAACAATTTGGAACCCTTTGTATCCAAATCTTGACAAGATCTCCTACGATGATATTAATAAGAAAGCTTTAATGAAAGCTTACAAAGATCATTTCTCTAATTTCAACGAATATACTTTTATCGTTACTGGAGATTTCAAAACTAAGGAGTTGGTTAAAGAAATATCACTCTATCTGTCAGAGTTTCCAGTATCCGGTCGTAGAGAAGGAAAAAAAATTACTGAATGGAGTAACAGGAGTGAAAATATAAATGACACCTTAATATATCCCGGAATTGGTCAATCATTTTCTGAAATATTCTTGCCCATAAAAATAGAGCCAAGCATAAAGAATCAAGTGTTACTGAATCTTGTTAATACTGCCTTCTATGAAAGACTGGTAAAGGTTCTGCATGAGGATTGTTATGCACCAGGGGCTGGCGGACAATGGATCGATTTGAACGATAGTTTATATGCTTTTAACATTAGATTCAATAGTGAGCTTGGTAACGAACACAATATGTTTTTAAATTCAATGAATGAAATCAAAAAACTGAAGAAAGACGGGATTGATAATGAGTGGTTGGAAGCTCATATCAAACATGCGAGTCAACTTTTTAAATCCCGAATCAATTCTTTTGGATATTTCAATTTTTGGCCACAATTTTTAAAAAAAAGTCTGGAACAAGAAAGGAATTATGAAGAGTACATTTTACAATATACTGGAATATTGGAAAATTTTGTAACCCAGGAAGATGCAAATAAGGCTATTAATAACTATATTAAAACAGATAATTTACAGAAGTTTCTTGTATTGCCTGAATAA
- a CDS encoding helix-turn-helix transcriptional regulator: MIENTLKFSEHKIRFGKHIRSLRERIVSLEYPNRNISQQELSDRRGLLSKKTIGEIERGEANPTFETLIALAIVLEVSVTELFDYN, translated from the coding sequence ATGATTGAGAATACCTTAAAATTCAGTGAACATAAAATAAGATTTGGCAAGCATATAAGGTCATTAAGAGAAAGAATTGTTAGTCTTGAATATCCAAATAGAAATATTTCACAGCAAGAGCTGAGTGATCGAAGGGGCCTTTTATCTAAAAAAACTATAGGTGAAATAGAGAGGGGGGAGGCTAATCCTACTTTTGAAACATTAATAGCCCTGGCAATAGTTTTAGAGGTTTCAGTTACAGAGTTATTTGACTACAATTAA